From a region of the Mauremys mutica isolate MM-2020 ecotype Southern chromosome 12, ASM2049712v1, whole genome shotgun sequence genome:
- the LOC123346392 gene encoding olfactory receptor 5V1-like yields the protein MENQTTVTEFILLGLSNDQQMQIFLFLVFLVIYLITLGGNIMIMVAIRADSHLHTPMYFFLFHLSFVDICYSSVMVPNTMRNFLAVHKTISVNGCIAQIFFFLFSAGTEVLILSAMAYDRYAAICDPLCYMERMSKGICLLLVSGAWTMGFFFALLNTVFTLKLHFCGSNQIHHFSCELPPLLQLACTETLTTQVVLLTSVVIIGSSSFLLTLISYIHIISTILRIQSAEGRHKAFSTCSSHLIVVGLLYLAAFFQYTKSSSVSSVVLDEILSIQYSVLTPMLNPIIYSLKNKEVKTALRKMLRKLKFLK from the coding sequence ATGGAAAATCAAACCACAGTGACTGAATTTATTCTCCTGGGACTTTCCAATGACCAACAGATGCAGATTTTCCTCTTCTTGGTGTTTTTAGTTATTTACCTAATCACTCTGGGTGGTAATATAATGATCATGGTGGCCATAAGAGCTGATTCTCACCTTCACACCCCTATGTACTTCTTCCTCTTCCATTTATCCTTTGTTGATATCTGTTATTCCTCGGTCATGGTGCCTAACACGATGAGGAACTTCCTAGCAGTGCACAAAACTATTTCTGTCAATGGCTGCATTGCTCAGAtattcttcttcctcttctcaGCTGGTACCGAAGTTCTCATTCTCTCAGCCATGGCTTATGATCGCTACGCTGCCATCTGTGACCCATTGTGTTACATGGAGAGAATGAGCAAAGGGATCtgtcttctgttggtgagtgGGGCATGGACCATGGGCTTCTTTTTTGCCCTTCTTAACACTGTTTTTACTCTGAAGTTGCATTTCTGTGGCTCCAACCAAATCCATCATTTCAGCTGTGAGCTCCCTCCTCTTTTACAACTGGCCTGCACTGAGACCCTCACCACTCAAGTGGTGCTTCTTACttctgttgtgataattgggtCAAGCTCCTTCCTACTCACCCTGATCTCCTACATTcacatcatctccaccatcctgaggaTACAGTCTGCGGAGGGcaggcataaagccttctccacctgcagctcaCACCTTATTGTAGTTGGCTTGTTGTACCTGGCAGCTTTTTTCCAGTACACAAAATCCAGCTCAGTGTCTTCTGTTGTGCTGGATGAAATATTGTCCATCCAGTACAGTGTCTTGAcccccatgttaaaccccatcatctacagcctgaaaaacaaggaggtgaaaACAGCTCTAAGGAAAATGTTGCGGAAATTAAAGTTTCTCAAGTAA